In Spirochaetota bacterium, the DNA window CTCCGCCTGGTCGGCCTCTGCATTCATGTTCAGGGTGCGCATGCACCTGGCGGCCTTTTTCACAATCCCCGTGTTGACCGCTTCATGGACTACAAGGTCCGCGTCCTTCATGGCCCGGAAATACAGGGGGCTGACCTTCGTATCACCGCTTATGAATACTTTCCGGCCCCGGTATGTCAGGACGTAGCCGACGGCATTTTCTACGGGGTGATGATCCACGCGATATGTCTCGATGCGGATCCCCCCGCTTTCATAGACAGTCGCCCCGTCCTCTCCCGCCGGTACCGTCACGGTTTTCGCGGCCGCGAACGCGAGCTCGGGATGCTCGACGAAATGGGCATTCCGGTACCGCGCATCCAGCCGGTAAGCCAGGGCGAAGCCGCGTACGACATCATCCGCGCCCTCCGGTCCATAGACGATAAAGGGCTCCCTTCTTCCGTTGATCCAACTGTTGTTTATCACCCCGTCGAGCCCCGAAAAATGGTCGGAATGCCAGTGCGTGATGAATGCCCGCGAGATCGCCGAAACGGGAACCCCGCTCTTTTCAATCGCACGCGTCGCGTTCTCGCCCGCATCGAATAAAAACACCTCGCCGCCCGCGATGACCAGGGTGCAGGGCTGACTGCTCTTGGCATTCGCTTGTGGAGAACCGGTGCCGCACAGAACAACACGCAACGCGCCCGAATCGCGCAGCATTCCTGAATCCCGTCTGGTCCGCAACGCATGTTCAATGTACATATCCTGGATTTTCCCGCACGACGCAGACATGGAGACAATGCCGGCAGCCATTAGTGCAAATGCCGCAATTTTGATTAATGCGCGCCGGTTCAAATTGTCTTCATCTTCCGAGTACTTCATTTCGTCCTCCCTGTCACGCGTGTGGCTGATTGGTATTCGAGAATCGATCGGCTGACATAAAGGAATCTCCTTATACCATTGAGTACCTAATCATAATATTCAGGAGCGAGATTGAATCTCCCCGGGATCCGGTGATCGTGGCATCCCACCATCTCAAGCGACTGTTCCTTCATCATCAGGTCGTACAGTTTCTCGATCGTTCGGTCCGCCTCGTCCTGCTCATGCACCAGTTTTTTCATCAGCTTCGATTTTGGAGACTTCGATTCAAGATTTTCCGGGAAATAGAACGAGTCGCCTCCCAGCAGAAACCTTCTTCCGGACGGCATGGTGAGCAGGAGCCCCATGAGGCCCTCGGTATGGCCCGGCAGATCAATCATGACAAAGCCGCCGTCACCGAAGACATCACAGGAATCGGGGAACGTAAGGCATTTCTTCCCTGAAACCGTTGAGATGAGACGCAGTCTCGATGGGTCGATACGC includes these proteins:
- a CDS encoding MBL fold metallo-hydrolase; this encodes MKYSEDEDNLNRRALIKIAAFALMAAGIVSMSASCGKIQDMYIEHALRTRRDSGMLRDSGALRVVLCGTGSPQANAKSSQPCTLVIAGGEVFLFDAGENATRAIEKSGVPVSAISRAFITHWHSDHFSGLDGVINNSWINGRREPFIVYGPEGADDVVRGFALAYRLDARYRNAHFVEHPELAFAAAKTVTVPAGEDGATVYESGGIRIETYRVDHHPVENAVGYVLTYRGRKVFISGDTKVSPLYFRAMKDADLVVHEAVNTGIVKKAARCMRTLNMNAEADQAERILEYHADTLELAALAERAEVKHLILTHLIPEPDSFLARRMFIQGMGDIYHGKLTIGHDSMIIDLPLP